tcgaagtaaaacgctcgatcccaTGTAATTCGAGATACCGACTTTCAAGTGTATGGATTGCTTTTCAATTCTAACATTTCCAAACATAACTTCATATGTCGAGGAAAATGTAATGTAATCATTCATTTATAGAATGAGTGAACATTTTCAAGATCTGCTTATCAGTGCATGAAATACATCGTTAATGAAAGATTTTGaaacatataaatgaaatatgCTGATTTTTGTTCACACTCTAAAAGCGTTATAACGCCTTAAAACTTGTTGAGAGGGAAAACCTGGGAAAAAGTAAatcaataatattttataaaaatttaatttaatgaaatacatgtatatttgagaTCATTTCATTTCCTCAATAACAAATGTGTATTGTAGACGGGCTAATAATAAAAAGAGTATCTAGAAAGAAATACTATATTCCAGTTGAGGTGAATTGAGATCGCTAAGGGTTCAAAGTGTTTGTTTCTTTAACATTCTGCAttatattcttttgtattttctaGGTCTATTAAGAGCGTGTTCGTCTTAAGAAGAGTGATACCAGTCAGGTTCTACACAGTAGGGCGAAATTGGCCTTTATATGGGTCGTACTATATGGAATCACAGCCACCAAGTACAACTTGGCCTAACCCTGAAACACGGAGTGTCACCGATAGCGACGTGTCAGCTGAGGATTCTAATGATACAGAAGAAGATGATTCAACACACAGTGGTTTTCATTTCGGTGAGCCTCAGCTTGGTCGCAGACAGCTTTGAAGACATAAATTCTTACCAAAGATACCGTCCATAGTGAATTATCGGCCAAGAAGGGAGACAAGACAAAGCAAACGATAGTGTAATTTCCTCTTCAAAGTTATGCTCCTTTGTCAACTGTGATAATATAGTGTTGCTAATAAGTGAATGGCCATTGTCATTGATAAACACTAttgaattttacatgtacacGCAACGGCATGATGTTGAAAATAAGTGGAAAAATTTGAAGAGAAGTAGATGTACTTGAgtcatatgtttattaaatttcaaTTGACATTATCTATGAAATAACAACCTATCCTTGCATCcttttaccttgatgatatgaTGGACTTAAGGTAAAATAATCTTGATTGGACTAATTGTGTTTACTCAAGAAATAATGTATCCCACGCAGTGATTTGTGATTTGTCTTTGAATAAAATCGTTATTTGGAATTCAGATGAGAACAAATTGTATCACAAGGGCGTGGCCCGATAATACGCATTTGAACGACAACAATGcctttatttaagaaaacatCACTGTTTGAGATTAATCATTTTGAATCAAACATGATATCCGAGATTATCATCTACATTCTTGACGAAATGcacaaaatatatatctgtattgtgttgttttctttcccAGTGCaccgctatgacgtttgacgctttgacgtcataattgtgacatacaaacGGTGATGTTTTGCATAATAACATAGTATCAGTATTCATTGttcaataggaaaataaatcgggttTTGTTGGAATTTTGAACAATAAAGGTTAATAATGATTGTAGTGCTGCTTGCTTAATAGATATTTATATTAAGGAAGCAAATGGCAATGTAATAAGATATCACATTCAATTTAGAATAGGGCTAGCATGAATGGCGTAGAAATGCAACAAGTAGTTCATAAAGgatgaattatttattttgaattttaatgtaaaaatgtaataatCATGATGTTACGggtcaaaaatatataaaattgaaaaccTAACTGTCTTTCGTGTTTTATGTTTGGTTTTCGTTAAAGATGATTTAGACCctaattcatatttaattttttaaaattctttttggaGGGGAGAGGGggttaacgtcgtttttcaacagtatttcagtcatgtaatggcgggcagttaacctaaccagtgttcctggattctgtaccagtacaaacctgttctccgcaagtaactgccaatttctccacatgaattatcagaggtggaggacgaatgatttcagacacaatgtcttttatcaaatcttcacggagaacatacgccgagcccgggaatcgaactcgcgaccccgcgatccgtagaccaacgctctccctactgagctaagcgggcgggctatatttAAAAATGGGAATAGGTCCTTCAgagtatatatgtaaatataaaattaacaagtctGTGTGTACAGACTAAAACACTACAAACCTAATACAAGTACGGCTAAGCACAGTATAAATGTATACTACCACAAAAAACTGGAAGCTTATTTTTCATCAAATGACTGTTGTACATGGCATCTAATTGTAGTTGCATGTGGAtttataaaatacttctttttcgATCCCGTCCCAGTGTTGTGCAGTTCTTTTCTAGGAAAGTCAAAGTAATTAAAGTCACTTGTCGCTAATATTTGTTGTCATGCACAGTCCTTGCCAGAGTGTAACGCGTAAGTTTATGCTCTCTGTCAGGTGTCTTATTACAGAAGCGAGCACAGtcctaaatattattataaacagCAGTAATGCGATATTTCAGTGTCTTTAATTTTATTGATTTGACAAACTAGGCTGGTGTGATAAAGCAtcgctattgcttatatcttaagAGGAGCATATTATGTCAAATATCTCCTGTcgataaagctcactgatttaaGTATTACGTAAGAATTAACAATGGTCATAATTTTGGGATTGCACTTTTATCATTTCTTTACCCGAATTGCATGTCTTTTAATTACAGAAGCGTTCCGCTCACTTTCATTTTGTTTACTGTGACTGAAAGTCAGCTTGCAACGTCATATTTATATACGGTATTGTGTTTCTGGGTGTTCCGAGTTCAAAACAAGATTTGCCTTGCATTTGGATATTCTGTGTGGCTTAACTGTGTTTACTGTTGCATCATTACGGCCATCTTGTCTGACTGGCAGGTTAGATAATTCGGCAAGTTTGTAAGAACCATCTTTTGCCATGACAGAGGTTTAGATGTTGAAGATTGGAGAATTGGAGATCTTGAGTATACTTTTCCGTTCATTAGCTGCAAGGAGTTGGTCTGACATGGCATCGTGCAACTTATAAGAGCCTAACGTGACTGCAAGGCCCTATTGGTGAGTATTGCTTCATCTAGATCGACTAGTTTTTTTATCCATTATCCCTTCTTTTACTTAAGTACTTAAGAAGTAAAGTCTTTCTCAATCTTCCCCCTCCATAACACAAAACAAAACCTTACAACTTTTCAATGTCAAAATTTCTTATCAGTAGGGTAGCAATGTATTTATTCTGGGTTGCCAAATGATTTTTATCATTACAATGCACTTTAACTGCCGCACAAGTATTCTCAACACCTATAATATATACTGATAAGGTAGCAATGTATTTATTCTGGGTTGCCAAATGATTTTTATCATAACAATGCACTTTAACTGCCGCACAAGTATTCTCAACACCTATAATATATACTGATAAAAGAGTTCCACATTTGATCAAACTGTATAGAAGAATAGGGAGCTTTGACGTAAAAACTAAATGCGGACTTTTCAAAACCATTCAGAATAACAAGAACTTATCTAACAAATGTGCCCTTTTCTACAGGGCTCTATTCATGTACACTCTTTTGgccatttatatattttgaatatgttgATACAACCTTGCGCTCAAATCAATATCTTTGTACGCATTAAGGATAGAGCTCATTATGACAATCATTTTTCATGTGATGATATAAAGATAATCAAATGATATacgatgtttgtttttatatttaaactaGCGTCTCAAAATTTAGAACATGCTAGTTTACATGCTATTTTGGAAATTAAACTTCTGAGCGTTACCAATGGAGTAACAATGAACCAAGGTTTGTTGTTGTGTAATCTGGTTACTTCCATCGTCACCTGTAAAATATTTGGGCGAGCAAGTTTTTATGAGATCGGTTGTATGTGCTTCCATAGTTAAGTACTTCATTTTCGCTGAAGGATATGGCAGTGTGTTCTGCTTAAAATCGCACAACAATGCGCTGAAACAACAGTTACTTTCTACATAAGATATCACGACCTGATAGGCAAACAGACATTCCGAGCGAGGGGCATTGGTTTAACATTTTGAATTCTGCTTCTTTTATTGAGCATTAAGAGTGAGACCAGTCCCACTACCCTCTTCGACTTTGAGGTATCCAATGTTCCTCAATTATTAAAATACGAATACTTGCTTATTTTATCGAATCCCGGTTAATGCAACTGCACAAACGGAGATGGTCAAGTTATAATGGCATAAACGGGTTGGCTGATAAAGTGTTTAAGGTGTAGGCCGCTAAACACAAGGTCTTGTACTGGTTCTTTTCAGGAATCGGACTCGAGTATTTATCAAATACGTTTGACGCTTTCCTCACAATCGAATTAAATAAATCAGAATAAACTAAAATATAGTATAGACCATGTTTGATAGCCCTTGTATTGATGAAAATACAAGTCATCAATGGAATGCCTATATTTCTAGATCTTATTACAGTAGTTTTCAACCTACAATCAGAATTCAATATACTTAATAAATAATCATAGTGATTGTTTTTCATAGCTTTTATTATCACTCTTTGCGACAACGTTTCGGCCTAGGTcctttatcaagtcacatgcacAAGTCTTACAtcacatattttgcaattattctggCTAACAAGTGCACTCCATATAACGTTACTTATCTCATGTATTGTTTATGTTCTCGCAAAGAGTGATAATAAAACttctattaattaattaataaaatttctaaCGGTGACGGACTATACGCCGCACAGAATAATCCTGCAAAAGAGAAAAACCGCCGATATGCAAGTATTGTTTAACGAACGTATtgcataataaattaaataactaTGAATGCAAGCAAAGACATCATTTTTATTCGCAAAGTACAATGTATGAAAATAGATTCTTTTATGTATTCAATCAGCATTCATTGTTTAGAATTGACACCTTTACATTACACAGAGCTTATTCATTTATTAACAATACTCAAATCTTCTGAAAGTAGATATACTACAAGGGGCAAAAATTTAGCCGTCTCTCTGATAGCTACAGATTGAAATGCGGACCCTTTATAAATATTAATCTTGTACCGCATATCTATAAACTAGGGTCATATCCTATTGAATTCCCAAAACAGTGTTCTAGAAATTCTAGAGTAATCTTATTATTATTCACTGTTCTGCTCTGGTACCAAGCACTATTGAGATTATCCATGATAGCTGATAGAAACAAAGACCTGCTTTCTATTCTTGTAAATATTATCAAGGAACTGTTCTGTGTTCTAAACATTCCGGAATACTACTCATTTTCACTCCATTGACTTCGATTCTGTGCAAAATGTTCGGAGTAGCCTATTTAAttaagactgtgactcaatgcagacttggaacgccagtataaattacagactccggtacataccggattaactaaatttgaacgaaaatatcataaatgtatatattttgtaaccatggtgatactaaccctaacctttagtcagtattttatgcatattgtacaataaatgcatgcggacatgcaaaaatatgcatatttttgccgtgcgctacaactgataatcactttcgggcatgcgcagaagaccgctccaagtctgcaatgagttacatcgtttAATTAAAGGATCATGAAGAGTACGTAAACGTTTTACGATACTAGATCAAATTATAAACTGGGAGttagaaatgtacatgtaaatgaaaaaagCTCTTAAAGTTTTTTCACAAATCGAACAtctatcaaaataaatttcagttatcaTACATCAAGTTAAAAATGAatagttttgatataaaatgtccATATCGGAAATTTGTTTACCAAGGTCATCAACCATAAAGCTGAAACTAAATCTTGAATGCCTTGAATGATAATTAATCAGAATGTACAGATATAGATAAGAATTTATATCATCATCTTATATCAGGATTAAAACAGATACATTAATACAATTCCGAATACTTGCGCCTGCAAATTTAGtccatttgtttttcaaaatgtagaaactgtaagtagaagtatATCTTTGTAATCAATTTGAAGAAATAGCTCATCATACGTCTGTGATAAACCATCTTCACATTTTTTATCTCAATCTGGATATCATTTTGCAGTGTGTTTGTATGATTAGCTACTTTATAATGCATGAACccttcttttgttttaattttgcacTGGCACTCACAGTTTTACCATATCCATAACTTCTGTAAACATACAATGATAAATGTATATGGGTGACAAACATGACAACGCACATGTTCCTTGTTAAGAATGAGATAATGAGATAATTCTACGAAATTTATGATAAAGAAAACTTTTTCAGTAGTCCAAATTATACAAGTAcattgatttatcaaaaataatattattcatgAATCTTCTTCACGGTTCTCCGTTCTAATATCTGGAAATGTTTATAACTACATCATATGTCAGACAAACCATCTAAACGATGAATAAGTAACTGTAGAACagtcatgataacgaaaattatAAGTTTTAAAGTAGTAAATAATGGAAATTAATGACAAAAGTATGGTTTTATAAGATAGTGTAACATAAATACATATCCATCATAGACGCGTTGTGGGATTAAAGTTTATAAAAGGGCCATATTGATGTATCAAATGCTCTTTCCCACAAAGTTCAAGAGTAAATATGGTAATAAAAACGGCCAACTCTGGAACCAGTTCAAAAAAGAATAATCTAGCTAGAAACCAGAAGTTCAGTTGTATAACTGCGCTGTAATAGATATAACATCTGTAAAGGTTGATAACCAAATTCAGACTGATGAGGAATAATGGGAAAAGAGGTAACGTGTTGCCAATACAAATACCCCCGTCGATGTATTTCTTGATTCTTTTAAAGAAAGCTAGGAGAAGCACGTAGGATATCATCAAAAATAGAAAAGACCAGGAAAATGATTGTCCAGCTGAGTGCATCAAAATGACAATGTCGGACAATTTTATCAATAGTAGCCAACACCGTACTTTTCTGTAAGGAATGGTGTAAATTAGACTACAGTCTATTTCACAGATATTAGGATCAGCCATTAAATACTCCAAAACACATTTGACAACAGACATGTTTTGCTTTAGCAAAAAACAAATGATTCTCTGCAACTGACTGATTATGTACTTGTAAGTTCTTATGATCACGCTTATTTCTTCAGTCtgtgtttgtttgtctttgaatACGCATCCCATATGAGTCTCATTTTGCTCAAGATCCCCAATAACTGTCCTTATATTCTTTTCGAGCATATCAGTTATATGGAGAGATGTATATATGTCATACTCTTCAAAATATTCTAATACGTGATACTGATACAACACTGGGTTGTTTATGATTTTCGgaatttctattaactttttaAGGAGAATAACAAATACTGATCTCGGAACCTTGTTCAGTGAACTCGAATAATATGCCTGTACGATCCTCAGAAACTGATGAACCTTACATATGAACAAACAGTAAAGCCATAATCGTTCCTGTATTACGGTGGCCGCCCGACTAGTAATATGCTCTCCATCCCCGTATTCGCTTCCAGGATAAGTGTCAATCACA
The Mercenaria mercenaria strain notata chromosome 10, MADL_Memer_1, whole genome shotgun sequence genome window above contains:
- the LOC123561872 gene encoding uncharacterized protein LOC123561872, with translation METGTKDGDTVRFEFSESVITCQICMEIFESPRILPCQHTFCKKCVICLLQRHCLDGNGKLKKTTFPCPNCRRECKIRKKGKQNMEDYLKCFPESLLLKTFLDSKEENHEKQSSKSSSAPDTEKELLEPVIDTYPGSEYGDGEHITSRAATVIQERLWLYCLFICKVHQFLRIVQAYYSSSLNKVPRSVFVILLKKLIEIPKIINNPVLYQYHVLEYFEEYDIYTSLHITDMLEKNIRTVIGDLEQNETHMGCVFKDKQTQTEEISVIIRTYKYIISQLQRIICFLLKQNMSVVKCVLEYLMADPNICEIDCSLIYTIPYRKVRCWLLLIKLSDIVILMHSAGQSFSWSFLFLMISYVLLLAFFKRIKKYIDGGICIGNTLPLFPLFLISLNLVINLYRCYIYYSAVIQLNFWFLARLFFFELVPELAVFITIFTLELCGKEHLIHQYGPFINFNPTTRL